The genome window AACTATTTCCATCGGGATATCAAGCCGCACAATATTATGTGCAAGCCAAACGGGCAGTTAGTGCTGATTGACTTCGGGACTGCTCGGGAAGTGTCGGCGACTTATTTCGCTAAGGTGGGCCAGGGGCAAAATGTGACTGGTATTGTTTCCCCGGGCTACACGCCGCCGGAACAAACTAATGGCAAGGCTGTTCCCCAGTCGGATTTTTTTGCTTTGGGGCGCACTTTTGTTTATTTGCTGACTGGAAAGCCGCCGACTGCCTTTCCAGAGAACCCGCGCACGGGCAGATTAATGTGGCGCAAAGGAGCTCCTCAGGTTTCCGACGCCGTGGCTAATGTCATCGATTACCTGATGGCGCCTTTTCCGGGCAATCGACCTCAAAGTCCCCAGATGGTTTTGCAGTGCTTGGAGGAAATTAATCTCGACGGCGCGGAAACTCAGTTGCCCACTCAGTTGCCGACGACGGGGCAAACTAAAATTCGCGCCACTGCCGGGGAGGCTGGGGCGAAGAAGCAGACTTCTGTAAACCGCCTCAGACCTCTGAATTCGGGATTGAACAAGACAGAGAAAAATGTTTTTGATTGGAAAAAGAAGTTGCTGGCGGGCACGGCTGTTTTGATGGTGAGTATTGGCGCGTCTCAAATTTACGGTTCGCTGCGTTACGGGGTGTTTCCAGCAAACCCGGTGTGGCTGCTGTCTACTTTACCTAGCACTCAGTTTTTGCAAAGAAGTTTGGATAATGTCGGGAGTGTAAATGCGATCGCCCTGTCGCCTGACGGTAAAACTTTGGTCAGCGCTAGCTTTGGGACGATTAGAATTTGGAATGTGAGGACGGGACGCCTGGTGCGGACTCTCAATTCGGTGCATTCTAAAAAATCGGTCAACACGCTGGCGGTGAGCCCGGACGGCTCGATTTTGGCCAGCGGGGGCGGCGACAAGAATGTGATTCTCTGGGATTTGAAGACGGGGCGACGGATGCGGACGATTCCCGCTCACACAGCCCCCGTCAACGCCATCGCTTTTAGCAGGGACGGTCAAACTCTCGCTAGCGGCAGCGATGACAAAACTGTTCGCTTGTGGGATGTCAAAACCGGCAGCAGGTTGCGGACTTTGAGCGGCCACGCCGGAGGAGTAAACGCGATCGCTTTTAGCAGGGACGGTCAAACTCTCGCTAGCGGCAGCGATGACAAAACTGTGCGTTTGTGGAATCTCAATACCGGAGAAGTCAGAAGAATTATCACAGGTCACGGGGGCCCGGTTAATGCTGTGGCTTTTAGCCCCAACGGGAAAACTGTGGCTAGTGCTAGCACCG of Oscillatoria nigro-viridis PCC 7112 contains these proteins:
- a CDS encoding serine/threonine-protein kinase, with translation MASVSYCLNPKCPNPSDPANSGKSACIHCGSELLLQGRYRLVAPLGGGGFGRTFEVDDNGSRKVLKVLLKEHPKAVELFKQEADVLVRLRHPGIPKVDRDGYFTFSPAHSTESFHCLVMEKIAGANLQDWLKHRGRPISQEQAVNWLKQLSEILDQVHRLNYFHRDIKPHNIMCKPNGQLVLIDFGTAREVSATYFAKVGQGQNVTGIVSPGYTPPEQTNGKAVPQSDFFALGRTFVYLLTGKPPTAFPENPRTGRLMWRKGAPQVSDAVANVIDYLMAPFPGNRPQSPQMVLQCLEEINLDGAETQLPTQLPTTGQTKIRATAGEAGAKKQTSVNRLRPLNSGLNKTEKNVFDWKKKLLAGTAVLMVSIGASQIYGSLRYGVFPANPVWLLSTLPSTQFLQRSLDNVGSVNAIALSPDGKTLVSASFGTIRIWNVRTGRLVRTLNSVHSKKSVNTLAVSPDGSILASGGGDKNVILWDLKTGRRMRTIPAHTAPVNAIAFSRDGQTLASGSDDKTVRLWDVKTGSRLRTLSGHAGGVNAIAFSRDGQTLASGSDDKTVRLWNLNTGEVRRIITGHGGPVNAVAFSPNGKTVASASTDNTIRLSNVQDGKRTRTFKGHSGRVRTIAFSPDSRTLISGGGDIIVWDLKTGKERNTLSGHSQFVSSVAIARDSKTFVSGSPDRTIKIWRMP